The following coding sequences are from one Leptospira stimsonii window:
- a CDS encoding helix-turn-helix transcriptional regulator: MARSVDNSDTTSSEKVPDDFLTSFLGDKIRKRRLELGLSMEKVAQIAQVSRGMLGLIETGKTTPSIAILWKLSKALRTQVAEFLPDVSMHSPKILRKEESKLLTLHKERLSARVLYRDSENHLEFLEVELSQGSFPLPIWFQKQKSQTVSLVNGEIGLVFGGKKNLLSPGDTAVFLAQDLQEIFNPSSSKALLFWISSSVNL; this comes from the coding sequence ATGGCTCGCAGTGTAGATAATTCAGATACGACTTCTTCGGAAAAAGTTCCCGATGATTTTTTGACCAGTTTTCTCGGAGATAAGATTCGAAAGCGAAGGTTGGAGTTAGGTCTGTCTATGGAGAAAGTCGCCCAGATCGCACAAGTCAGTCGGGGAATGCTGGGGTTGATCGAGACGGGTAAGACAACCCCGAGCATCGCGATTCTTTGGAAATTGTCCAAGGCTCTGCGAACCCAGGTCGCGGAATTTTTACCCGACGTTTCGATGCACAGTCCTAAAATCCTTCGCAAAGAAGAATCCAAGCTTTTGACTCTTCATAAAGAACGACTGAGCGCGCGCGTATTGTACAGAGATTCGGAAAATCACCTCGAGTTTTTGGAAGTAGAATTGTCCCAGGGAAGTTTTCCCCTGCCGATCTGGTTTCAAAAACAAAAATCGCAGACGGTTTCTTTGGTAAACGGGGAGATCGGGCTCGTTTTCGGAGGAAAGAAGAATCTTCTCTCACCCGGAGATACCGCCGTCTTTCTCGCTCAAGATCTGCAGGAAATTTTCAATCCATCTTCCTCCAAAGCTCTTCTGTTTTGGATCAGTTCTTCCGTAAATCTATAA
- a CDS encoding DNA-methyltransferase: MKRTSHQILNRDSRETFPIDSQTVDLILTSPPYPMIEMWDELFFGFSNEIRENLLTHPSLSFEKMHLELDKVWKESFRVLKEGGFFIVNIGDATRKTDSGFQIFMNHARVIQSCNSIGFQSLPGILWRKQTNSPNKFMGSGMLPAGAYVTLEHEHILIFRKGNKRRFTSKPEKLARAQSAFFWEERNLWFSDLWDFKGKKQGLDSLAGRERSAAYPLELANRIVQMYSLKGDLVLDPFLGTGTTTLASIGNCRNSIGFDLDSNLLQNPFQNLASLPEELNRITEKRKTNHDLFVKSRLEEGKPFLHFNQNLQTPVVTNQEKFLTLDRITRIEKNAEDKILVDYSPLFQAVAPPQLEPAPAVQP, encoded by the coding sequence ATGAAGAGAACAAGCCACCAGATTCTGAATCGAGATTCGAGAGAAACGTTTCCCATCGATTCTCAGACTGTGGATCTGATTCTCACCTCTCCACCTTATCCGATGATCGAAATGTGGGACGAACTCTTTTTCGGTTTTTCGAATGAGATCCGAGAGAACCTCCTTACTCATCCCAGTCTTTCGTTTGAAAAAATGCACTTGGAGTTGGATAAGGTTTGGAAAGAATCCTTTCGTGTTTTGAAAGAAGGCGGCTTTTTTATAGTCAATATCGGAGACGCGACTCGGAAAACCGATTCCGGTTTTCAAATTTTTATGAACCACGCCCGTGTGATTCAGAGTTGTAATTCCATCGGCTTTCAAAGCCTTCCCGGAATCCTCTGGAGAAAACAGACTAATTCTCCCAATAAATTTATGGGTTCGGGAATGTTGCCCGCAGGTGCGTATGTAACCTTGGAGCATGAGCATATTCTAATATTCAGAAAAGGAAATAAACGCAGATTCACGTCCAAGCCCGAGAAATTGGCCAGGGCACAGAGCGCGTTTTTTTGGGAAGAACGCAATCTTTGGTTCTCCGATCTCTGGGATTTTAAAGGTAAAAAACAAGGTCTGGATTCGCTCGCGGGAAGGGAAAGAAGCGCGGCATATCCTCTGGAACTCGCAAATCGAATCGTACAAATGTATTCCCTCAAAGGTGATCTGGTTTTGGATCCTTTTCTCGGAACTGGTACGACTACCCTTGCCTCCATTGGAAATTGTAGGAACTCCATCGGTTTTGATCTGGATTCCAATCTTCTCCAAAATCCGTTCCAAAACCTCGCTTCTCTTCCCGAAGAACTCAATCGAATCACTGAAAAAAGAAAAACGAATCACGACCTCTTTGTCAAATCGAGGCTCGAGGAAGGAAAACCGTTTCTTCACTTCAATCAAAATCTGCAAACCCCGGTCGTCACCAATCAGGAAAAGTTTTTGACTTTAGATAGAATCACTCGAATCGAAAAAAACGCAGAGGACAAAATTCTTGTAGATTACTCTCCCCTTTTTCAAGCGGTCGCACCGCCGCAACTCGAACCAGCTCCTGCCGTACAACCGTAA
- the arsS gene encoding arsenosugar biosynthesis radical SAM (seleno)protein ArsS (Some members of this family are selenoproteins.), giving the protein MKSLKSRGSELASPERQFRILKEVLDRKNLPSFSEKLEQSKVGSLYPIPTEIFQMNLGKLCNQTCKHCHVDAGPDRKENMSKEMMLHCLSVLATSSIPIVDITGGAPEMNPEFRWLVQELRKLEKKVMVRCNLTILLAGARYADLPDFYAENRVEVVSSLPYFEKRRTDSQRGEGVFDRSIEALKRLNSVGYGIPDSGLILNLVYNPAGAFLPGAQISLEKEFKNSLYKEHGIHFNSLFTITNMPISRYLEYLQESGNLENYFEKLVSSFNPSAAFGVMCKNTLSVGYDGSLYDCDFNQMLEMKVEGTIQNIRDYDGASLLQRTIRVGEHCYGCTAGAGSSCGGATA; this is encoded by the coding sequence ATGAAATCCTTAAAATCACGCGGAAGTGAACTCGCTTCGCCCGAACGACAATTTCGTATCTTGAAAGAGGTCCTGGATCGGAAGAATCTTCCTTCTTTTTCTGAAAAACTAGAACAGTCAAAAGTGGGATCGTTGTATCCGATTCCTACCGAGATTTTTCAGATGAACCTTGGTAAACTCTGCAATCAAACATGCAAACATTGTCATGTGGACGCGGGTCCGGATCGAAAGGAGAATATGAGCAAGGAAATGATGCTTCATTGTTTGAGCGTTCTTGCTACGAGTTCGATCCCGATCGTCGATATCACGGGTGGAGCGCCCGAGATGAATCCTGAGTTTCGTTGGCTCGTACAGGAGCTTCGAAAGCTCGAAAAAAAAGTGATGGTCCGTTGTAATCTCACGATCCTTCTCGCGGGAGCACGTTATGCGGATCTTCCCGATTTTTATGCTGAGAATCGAGTAGAAGTGGTTTCCAGTCTTCCATACTTTGAAAAAAGAAGAACGGATTCGCAAAGAGGAGAAGGGGTGTTCGATCGATCGATCGAAGCGCTAAAACGTTTGAATTCGGTTGGTTACGGAATACCCGATTCGGGTCTGATACTCAATCTGGTTTACAATCCTGCAGGCGCCTTTTTACCCGGGGCACAAATCTCCTTAGAGAAAGAATTTAAGAATTCTCTTTATAAGGAACACGGAATTCATTTTAATTCTCTATTCACGATTACGAATATGCCGATTTCTAGATATTTGGAATATCTACAGGAAAGCGGCAATCTCGAAAACTATTTCGAAAAACTCGTGAGTTCTTTTAATCCCTCGGCGGCATTCGGTGTTATGTGCAAGAATACGCTGAGTGTGGGATATGACGGTTCTCTCTACGACTGCGATTTCAATCAGATGTTGGAGATGAAGGTGGAAGGAACGATCCAGAACATCCGTGATTATGACGGAGCGAGTTTATTACAAAGAACGATCCGAGTTGGAGAACATTGTTACGGTTGTACGGCAGGAGCTGGTTCGAGTTGCGGCGGTGCGACCGCTTGA
- a CDS encoding arsenosugar biosynthesis-associated peroxidase-like protein, translating into MSKESYYVPDDLKKFGNIGEFQPNLAKKFFDYYGDVFAEGALTAREKSLIALAVSHAIQCPYCIDAYTTDTLEKGVSEAGLMEAVHVAAAIRGGASLVHSVQMMNKVKELGM; encoded by the coding sequence ATGTCTAAAGAAAGTTACTACGTACCGGACGATCTCAAGAAATTCGGAAATATCGGAGAATTCCAACCGAACCTTGCGAAAAAATTTTTTGATTATTACGGAGACGTCTTTGCGGAAGGGGCCTTGACGGCTCGGGAAAAATCCTTGATCGCACTCGCTGTTTCGCATGCGATTCAATGTCCATATTGTATCGATGCTTATACGACGGACACCTTAGAAAAAGGTGTAAGTGAAGCCGGATTGATGGAAGCGGTTCACGTTGCCGCGGCGATTCGCGGAGGCGCGAGCCTCGTTCATTCCGTCCAGATGATGAACAAGGTCAAAGAACTCGGAATGTAA
- a CDS encoding DUF4395 domain-containing protein yields the protein MIRIGNFPDSVNEYAARSVAGLVLILTLATLFTQSIWLNLALFYGFTARVLYGPKFSLFAKLAIHGIVPLFRLGERPTPGPPKRFAQTIGFGFSLTSLVLLSQGQIFEFQIVLGILAFFAALESIVGFCAGCFVFGYLMQWGVIPQEVCEKCNNLTFKPKN from the coding sequence ATGATACGCATTGGAAATTTCCCGGATTCGGTCAATGAATACGCCGCCCGATCGGTGGCCGGTTTAGTATTGATTCTCACTTTAGCTACGTTATTCACACAATCGATTTGGTTGAATCTTGCGTTGTTCTACGGATTTACAGCTCGCGTTTTATATGGGCCGAAGTTTTCCCTCTTTGCAAAACTCGCCATCCATGGTATTGTACCCTTGTTTCGTTTAGGAGAAAGACCCACACCCGGACCTCCGAAACGATTCGCCCAGACGATCGGGTTTGGGTTTAGCCTAACGTCTCTCGTTTTGTTGAGCCAAGGCCAGATTTTTGAATTTCAAATCGTGCTCGGGATATTGGCCTTTTTTGCGGCTCTCGAATCGATCGTTGGTTTTTGTGCCGGTTGTTTTGTTTTCGGATATTTGATGCAATGGGGAGTCATTCCACAGGAAGTCTGTGAGAAGTGTAACAATCTAACCTTCAAACCGAAGAACTGA